The Mangrovimonas cancribranchiae nucleotide sequence AAAAACAAACCATTTGAAGACGATAAAATACTAGAAGAGATAATTGCTATGACATACCCTTCAGTTGGGAACTTTTTAAACACTCATGTAGTTGGTGATGTGCCAATTAATTACAACGACTTTTTTGAAAAAGTTGGATTAGAAATGGGGGAAAGCAAAGTAAAAACAAACTATATTCAAAATGCAGGAACCTTAATTGTTAGTGCAAATGCACAAGCAGGTACTATTTTCTTTACAGAAGCTGTAAAAGAGAACAGTTTTTGGAACGAGCATGGCGTACAACCAAACGATGTTATTAAAGCCATAGATGGTGAAGAAGTAACCTTGCAAAATGCCCAAACTATCTTCCAAAAGGTATTTATGTGGCAACCAGGAACCGATATGGAGATGACTCTTTTAAGAGATGGAAAAGAAGTGACCATAAAAGAAACTTTAGAGCAATCTTACACAACTGGAAGAACACTTAAAGAAAAAGAAAATGCTACCGATGCACAAATTGCGTTACGCAACGCATGGTTAAAAGGCTAATCTTTTTTTCAATAAATTAAATAAAAAACCACGCCTTGAGCGTGGTTTTTTATTCTTAATATTTAGCAGCTTTTTTATGTGATATTACTTATAATTAATACTATATAATTTTATTGAGACATTTAATCGATAAGTTTTAATTTATACCGTTATTACATTTTATGGTAGGTGTTTAATCTTAAATAGAAGTAATTAAAAATTATAATCGTATATTACTCATAGTTTAATAAATAACATATAAAATTATATATTATGAAAAATTTAATTTTATTGTCTTTTATTGTCTTTTATTGTCTTTTTTCTGTCATCATGCTCTAATAATTCTGTTGATGAAAAGATTCAATATAATAAGAAAACTGATAAAGTTGTCACTACTAATAAAACAATTGGTATTTGCCCTCCAGGGTATGTTCCTGTTTGGGAGTTTGAAGTGACATTTACTCTTTTTAAAGCATTTACGACTTGTTCTAATGGATTTGGTTTCTGTTTTGTGAGATCGACAATCACTTTAGATTGTAAAAAGAGAGTATTAACAACAGCTAATTATAATCCAGTTTCTAAATCAATGAATGTAATGATCGAAGCGCTTAATGACAAAATAGCAAGAGTTTGGATTGATTCTAATGCTGTATCTTCTCCAGATCACTCTTTATCAGATTTCGATAGTATGGATATTGGTGATTTAGAGTTAACAAATGGAATAATATTAAAAGCAGGAGTATACCCTAAAAATATTTCCGGAAATTATTTTTATTATGATGTGCCTTTTAAATAAAAACCTCTTAATTAAGGATCTACTTTTAATTCTCTCCTTGCTATTTACCAATTTTTTATTTGGGCAGAATGATAAATACTTTGATACACCAAAGGACTATTTAAATTATTTAAATAAAAAACTTAAAATAGAATCCTCAAATGTATATTATTTGTCTACTGAAAGTGATTCTTTGAATGGTAGGTTTGAAAAATTTGGAATTGTTTTATTAATAACAGGAAATAAAATAACAACTATTAATGAAGTGGCAAAAGAAATAGGTGTAGAATGTTCTCCAAATAGAATGTTTCCTAAACTAACTGAGGATAACATATTAAATGTTTCTGATCAATCAGATATGATTGAAAATGTCATCCTTAAAAAAATGAGTGATGGTCAAAGCATTAAATTAAGAAATAAAAAAATAGCGTTATATACTTTTTCATATAGATTTGGAAAAAAAGGTAAATTATTTTTGAAAGAGAAAGAATTTTTAGAAAGAATAGGTTACAAAACAATTATACTTTCAATAGACGGCGCCTATATTAAGAGTTTAATTGATATTGATAAGACACCTGTTTATGTTAAGTGATTGTTTTTTGTATATAAAATAGATTTATAATTTAATATTTAGCAGCTTTTCCTGTAGATGATGTTTTGGTAATAAACGCCCTTAAATCGTCGTTTGCTTTAATAAGGTCGTCATGTCTTAAATACATCATATGGCCGCTTCTGTAGCCTTTAAACATAAAACGATCTTTCATTTTACCACTAGGATCTACTTGCCACATGGTATATTTAGCGTTAAAGTAAGTCGTAGCACCATCGTAATACCCAGATTGAATAAGTACATTTAAATATGGATTAGCCGCCATAGCTTGGCGTAAACGCTCTCTAGTATTATCGTTTTGTCTATCCCATGGATGCACATTACCAAACATGTTGTATTTAGCATCGGTTTTAAAGTTTAATTGCTCTTTAATGTAATAATTAATTGCTGGAGTAAAAGAATGTAACCACGACGATAGTTCGGCATTGTAATCAGGCGATGTACCAGCATCGGTTTTATCTAAACCTAAATATCTAGAATCTAATCTACCTATGGTATGTCCACTTTTATCACGTAATAAAGCTTTCCAGAAAAATGATGTCGGAACATCTAAATTATGTTGTAGAATATCATTTGTTGATAACCCTGAATAGTAGGCCATTTTATTGGCAATGGTTTGTTTTTCTTCTTGAGTAATAAACCCACCTTTTGATAACGCTGGCAACAACGTATTAATACTATAATTTTCAACTTCTGGTAAAATATCAAGTAAGTCTTTTTGTTGTAATTCGCTAGGTAATGCTTTGTGGTACCATGCTGCAGCAGTATAATACGGTAAGTTTAATGCAGAGGCTGTTGGATTACCACGATAAATAACCTTATAATCGGCAGGAGAAACCATAATTACCCCATTTAAATACATCCATTGGTTGTTTTGTAATTCTTCAGAAAGCCCCATAACTCTAGTGCCGCCATAACTTTCACCAATAATATATTTAGGAGATTCCCAACGATTATAACGACTTACAAAGGTATTCATCCATTCGGCTAAATACTTGATATCGGCATTTATTCCAAAGAATTTATCACGATCTGGATATTTTCCTTCTTTATTTTTTACCATGCGTGAGTAACCCGTATTTACAGGGTTGATGAAAACTATATCGGCTACATCTAAAATAGAATTTGGGTTATCTTTAACTCCGTAAGGTTGTACCGGATAACCTTCATCATCAATATTTAAAACTTTTGGACCTGTATAGGCTATATGCATCCAAACTGAAGCCGATCCTGGTCCGCCATTAAAAGAGAAAATCAATGGACGTTGCGAGGCTTTATTTACATTATTTCTTTTATAGTAGGTATAAAATAACGTGGCAATAGGCTCTCCGCTGTTATCCCAAACGGGTTGGGTGCCTGTTTTTGCTGTATAATTAATTTGTTGCCCATTTACAGTAATGTTATTTGATGTGGTAACTACTGTATCAATCTGTACTAATCTTGATTGTGCATGAGATGTTACACCTACGAGTGTGATTAAAAGCAATAACGAATAACGTATCATAATAATGAGTTTTTGTAAAGATAAGTGAAGTTTTTAAAACCCTTCGAAAACACCTAAGCCAAATAGTGCAAAGTCATATTTTACAGGGTCTTCGGAGTCTAGTTTTCTTAGTGCTGTATCTAGCTCTAATAAAGCTTTAGCATCGTTTTGTTTTCTTTTAAGAAGTCCTAATTTTCTAGCGACATTTCCTGAATGAACATCTAACGGACAAGATAATTGAGAAGATGATAGACTCTTCCATAAACCAAAATCTACTCCTGTATTATCATTTCTAACCATCCATCTTAAAAACATATTAATACGTTTGGCTGCCGACTTTTTAAAAGGGTCGCTAATATGTTTTTGAGTGCGTGGTTGGTGTTCTATTTCAAAAAAAGTATGTTTAAATTTATGAATAGCAAATTGTAACGAATCTTCTTGTGCATGTGTTTTAAAAACATGTTCGAGCCCTTGATGATTGGTGTAAATATGCTGTAATCCTTTTATAAATGTTTGAAAATCTTGACCATTAAATGTGCGATGTACAAAAGGTTGAAGCTGTTCTAAATCAGTTTCGGAATGGTTTAATACAAAATCGTATGGTGAATTCCCCATAAAATCCATCATTCTTTTGGCATTTTTAATAATACTTTTTCGGTTGCCCCACGCAATAGTAGCCGATAGAAATGCGGCTATTTCAATATCTTCTTTTTTACTGAATTGATGCGGGACTTGAATAGGGTCAGTTGTAATAAACTTTGGGTTATTGTATTGATTAACTTTTTCGTTGAGGAAAGTTTTTAGGTCGTTTTTATTCATAGTGGACTAAAATACTTTTTTTAATTGAGTATTAAGGAATGATTTTTTTAGAGATAAAACCGTCTTTTAAATTGTTTGTTCGCTGTTGTGGAATAGTTTTGAAGTATTTTTTAAAATAATCTAACTGTTGTTTATTTAATGCAGGTAGTGGCGCATTATGTGTTCCCCAGAAAAAATCACTAGTTGCTGGAGAATAAAAAACAGTATTGCCTTCCTTTATTTTCTTGTAAGTTATTTGGTTTTCATTCGTGTTTTCATGAGGAATTATGATGGTTCTCCATGAAATGTTTTTTAAACTATTGGGTATTGGTAGTTGCTTTGTTACTGGTAGCATGCTAAGGCTTGTAAAGATAATGCTAACAACTAAAAGTGTTATAATAGCTTTTTTATGTTTGAATAGTTTTGCCGCTAATAAACATGTGAAAAATAATACAAACCCGAGATAAAACCTAAGTTGCGGCGATGTTATTAAAAGTGTAAATAATTGTACTACCGCTACAATATAAATCAGGCTTAATGCTTGTTTTTGCTTTAATTTCCTATAAACTAGTGGCGTTAAAAGGAATGTAGTTAATGCCATAAGATTTAATATACTATCTATACCATTATTGGTAAGCCAATGTATTATGTGTTGTAGACTATTTGAAGTATTGTATGTGTTTGGCGTAAGCCCATAACCATAGGATTTTAAATATTGAAACAAATAGCCTTCAACCGATGTTGGTAATGCCCAAGAGGTTTTTAGTGTTTTAATTGTAGTTAATGGGTAAATAGGATTTCCAGTGATGATTATATTCTTGACGATTAAAATACTAGTAGTTACGATAAGTAATACCAACGCAAATTTTATTATTTTTTTAGTGTGTGGTCTAAATTTTATAGTAAGTATTAGAGGAATTATGATAAACCAGAATGTGGTAGCTTTTATAAGCCATAACGTAGCAGTAAGTATCCATATCGATTTAAGTACATCAATACTAGGTAAATCTTCAAAGAATAGAGCAAGATATAGTAATAAAACGCCTAAAGTATATATAGGCAAATCGGTAGATGGAGAAGCAATAAACATAAAGCCAACAACATTTGTAATTGGCCATAAACCTACAACAAGGTTATAGTAGCGTTTATTTTGATTATTTACATATAAGTTGAGTTTTTCCAATGCAAATAAGTTTATTAAAATAAGTAATAAACCGTTTAAATCGTTAAGGTTATTAGTTACAAAACCAAATCCAAAAATACTTTGTAGGGCATGCCAACCCGATGCTTGTCCTAAAAATGGATGCAAATTAATTAAGCCAGTTACCATGCCATAGTTTGTAAACCACTTTATAGATTGTATATAGTAAGACTCATTATCCGGAAGTGTTGGTGGTCCAGAACATTTTAAAATTACAAGGATTATCGTTATTAAAAAGAGTACTTTAAAAATAGTATTCAGCTGAAAAAAACTAGTAAAAGCATTTTGATATAATGTGATAACCTCTTGTTTATATTTTATGGCAAGTAATATTACTATACTAATTAAAGTAAGGTGAAATCTTATATTTAAAGAAGATACTATTGTCCAAAACAATCCAAAAAGGATAACACCAAATATACCGTGAGCAATGGTTTGTATAGGATGACTTTTCTGTATGCCTAGTAACTTATTTACACCTATACCTACAATACCTAAAATTACTAGAGTGTAACAGTAGGATAGGAGTATAAGCAGCATATTTTTATAGGTTGGTATTAGGTACTAATGTAAGTATTTTAAGTAATATTTTTAATGTTTAAAATTATCATATTCCTTATCAACTTATAATTCAACTGGGGATACAACAAAACCTAACGCTCGCAATCGAGATATAATTCCACAATTACGTGTAAGATGAAGATAACCCAAAGCAACAAAACAGTTTTTACTTTGTAATAGGTTAGGTAAAACTTTCATCCAATTTTGGTTACGTTGTTTTATTAAAATGTTGTCTGGGCAGTCTTCGGTTAGTTTATAGTCTAAATTAAAGTTTCGGTATCTTTCTGTAAAAAAACAATCGCCTTTTTCAAGTTTATTACGACTTAATTTTTTTATAAAAAGTTGAATCGTTTTTTTCTCATCTTCCCAATTAGGAAAATTATGTTCTTTCGCAATAAAATCTAATTGCATACTATCTGTTTCAAGACCTAAACATGCAATTTTATTTTGTTTAGCAATATGAATAAGGTAATTGTCGAAATGCTCCCATTTATCAGTAGGCTTAACAGTTTCGCATTTAATCTTTTGAAACTCTTGTTGTAGCTTCCAACTAAGTTCTATAGGACGAAGTTTGTATAAATCGACTTTCCAATTGGCGCTTATTTGTTTTAATTTTTTTAAATCTCTTTTTTTAAGATACTGTTCAATATCTAAGGATCTATCTCTTTTTGCCATCATATCACGTGTGTCTTGTGGATTGGCAATAGATTCGAAAATGGCAAGTTCTGAGCTTAACAGGGCATTTTTTAGTTCTGGTATATCATCGACGAAAGAATTTCCAAATTGATGAAATGTTCCTACTACATAGCTGGTTTTCTTATTAATGGTATCCGATACTTTCCAAAGAATAGTATTTTGCCCAAATGTTAAATAAGATACGGCAAGAAAGAGGCAAAGGCTAATAGCATACTTCATATAAATAAATGTAGTGTTTTTTATATGATGTAAGGAAAGAAACCTGTTATTATTCTATAATTTTATTAAAATATAAATCAATCAACAATATTACCATCAACCATAGTTAGTTTACGATCGGCCATGTTTGCTAGTTCTTCATTATGAGTAACTATAATAATGGTTTGTCCAAACTCATCACGAAGTTTAAAGAATAGATTGTGTAAGTTCTCGGCACTTTCGCTATCAAGGTTTCCAGAAGGTTCGTCGGCAAAAACAACTTCGGGATTGTTAATTAAAGCTCGAGCAACAGCTACACGTTGTTGTTCTCCGCCAGAAAGCTCGTTGGGTTTATGGTCACAACGGTGTTTTAGCCCAAGAAACTCTAAGAGTTCCATGGCACGTTCTTCGGCTTTTGTTTTCGATGTTCCTTTTATAAACGCTGGTAAACAAGCATTTTCTAAAGCCGTAAATTCGGGTAATAATTGGTGAAATTGAAAAATAAACCCAATATGCTCGTTGCGAAACTTTGCTAAAGCTTTATCTTTTAACTTAAACACATTTGTATTATTAATAGTAAGGCTGCTGTCTTCTTTTTTAGAAGCTTTATCTAAAGTGCCCAAAATATGCAATAAGGTTGTTTTTCCAGCTCCTGAAGCTCCTACAATAGAAACAACTTCTCCTTTTTTTATGTTTAAATTAACACCGTTTAATACGTGTAAATCACCGTAGTATTTATGAATGTTTTTTGCTGTAATCACGCTGCTTATAACTTTGCTGTGAAAATACTATTTTAATTTTAAATGGCGGTATTAGACTTTCTTTTTAAGCTTGTTTTTTATAGTGTTAAAATCAATAAAATAGACTAATCTCAAAGAGAAAGTATGTTGAATAGGTTGCTGAAACAAAGTATCTAAACTCTCAAAGTAAGCTTTTGAGGCTTCGTTGGAATTTTCGAATAACTGATTACGATATAAAGCAGATAGTAAACTCCCTGGCGCAAATTGCCAAGTGTAGGAGAGATCTAAATTCCATGTGTTAAAGTTTACATCTGGATTTTGTATATCTGTTGTAGTAAGCCCGGCCTCTTGTGTTAATCTTCCATTTTCTTGTAAGGTATATAAATTGTCGTGATAAGTAACGGTAGACCAATAATTACGAAACGTGAGTGTAAGGGCATTTAAGGCATTAAAATTGTAGTTGCCACTTAGGCTGTTTACTACAGTTCTGCGGTCTCGCTGTCCAAAAATAATATGGTTATCTTGTTTGGTTACAAAGCCACGGTCGCCATTGTAGTTATCAAATTCGTAACTATACACTAAAATAAACTTTTCACTAAACTTTATTCTAGGGCTTATGCTATACCAATAATTAAAGGCATCTCTATTGTTTTCTAAAATACCTGCTGCTCCCAAGCTTGTGTCTAAGGCAAAGGTATTGTTGTAGTTTGATGATATCCACGTATTAACATTGTACTTATTTTCGTAAATAAAATGATAGCCCTCAGTACGAGGCTCAAAATAATCATATTGTTTACCAGGTTCAAAAGAGGCACTAGCGCCAAAGGAGTGAAGCTTTTTATTAGTAGCATTAAAACTAGCCCCTATATTAGTTCCTGTATATGTACTAGGTTTTAATAGCCTGCTGTAATCTACCCATAAGTTTGCGTTAAATGTATTAAATGTTGTAGTTGGTTCGAAAATACGGTAAGAAACATCAGCAGAAAAGTTATTATAATTGTTTCTAAATATAACGCCTAGATCATTTATATCGTAATCATCATTAGCAAGGTTGTGGTAAATACCATAACGATAATTACCGTTTATTTTACGCACACCTAACTCCGAACTAAATCCTGTACTTGTACCATTTGGCATATTAATATTACTCATTTTAAGCTGTCCAGTTGCATTAATAGTATTGCTTTTATTAGTAATATCTGCAAGTACTCCTGTAACATTAGCGTCTCTAAAGTGGCCGTTTCTAGTCACGTTAGTATTAATTAAACTCACAGAGGAATTGCTGTTAAACTGCTTATCAACAACAAAAATGTTATAATTTGTTACAGGTTCTACCACTTCGTTTCTGGTTTCTCCTGTTATCGTATTTTTAATTTTTGCGTTTGTTTTTTCGGTAATAGCATTAAAAAAACCGATACCTAAACCATTTTTTGTACGTCCAGATACTTTAACAGCGTTAAGAACTTTTACTTTTGAAGGAAAATTGGTGATTTCCTCATCGTTAGATAAGTTAGGCCTTCCTACTGGTGCACTTCCCACGCGTCTGGAATAAAATAACCCTCCTTTATTAAAAAGATCGACTCCTTCAGTAAAAAACTGACGTTGCTCGGCAAAGGTCTGCTCAAAAGGCCCTAAATTAAGTTGCACGTCATCAAACCCTGCTTGACTAAAATCGGGAATTAATGTGGCGTCTAACGTAAAGTTTTCACTAATACCATATTTTAAATCTAAACCTAGTGTAAACTTGTCTTCAGATTTACCATCTTGAGTTGTGTATAAGCCAGAGGCAAAAGGGTAAAAACTTAATCGGGTAGGAGGTTGGATGTTTTGTATTCCTGTAAGTACACCATGATAAAGACCTATATTACCTTTAGTGGGATTAATAGGGTTCCAGGTATATTGTGATCTATCGGTGCGAAAATGTCTATGAAATTGTATACCCCAAGTTTGCACTTCTTTATTTGAAAAACGTAAACAGCGGTATGGTATTTTCACTTCAATAACCCAACCGTTGCTTCCTATTTTTACCGCACTTTCCCATACAGCATTCCACCCAAAATCTTCTCCAATACTGGGTGATGCAACAGCATCGGCTTGGTTTCCAGAAGGGAATATAAAGAATTCGGTATCGTTTTGGGCATCATTATTAGGGTTTAGTATAATGCCAAAGAAATCTTGTTGCCCAAAGTTATCTCTTTGGTTAAACTGCTTCATTATGTCCTTTGGATTATCATGTAAAAAAGCGGCAAAATAGATAGCATGATCATCGTAAGTGGCTTTTACA carries:
- a CDS encoding S10 family serine carboxypeptidase-like protein, which codes for MIRYSLLLLITLVGVTSHAQSRLVQIDTVVTTSNNITVNGQQINYTAKTGTQPVWDNSGEPIATLFYTYYKRNNVNKASQRPLIFSFNGGPGSASVWMHIAYTGPKVLNIDDEGYPVQPYGVKDNPNSILDVADIVFINPVNTGYSRMVKNKEGKYPDRDKFFGINADIKYLAEWMNTFVSRYNRWESPKYIIGESYGGTRVMGLSEELQNNQWMYLNGVIMVSPADYKVIYRGNPTASALNLPYYTAAAWYHKALPSELQQKDLLDILPEVENYSINTLLPALSKGGFITQEEKQTIANKMAYYSGLSTNDILQHNLDVPTSFFWKALLRDKSGHTIGRLDSRYLGLDKTDAGTSPDYNAELSSWLHSFTPAINYYIKEQLNFKTDAKYNMFGNVHPWDRQNDNTRERLRQAMAANPYLNVLIQSGYYDGATTYFNAKYTMWQVDPSGKMKDRFMFKGYRSGHMMYLRHDDLIKANDDLRAFITKTSSTGKAAKY
- a CDS encoding DUF5916 domain-containing protein; translation: MRLATVFIYFFITLISVQAQEKKHLNIKRTTTPPKIDGIIDDKVWQNAQEATNFIQFKPDVGNTLPSHQKTSVKATYDDHAIYFAAFLHDNPKDIMKQFNQRDNFGQQDFFGIILNPNNDAQNDTEFFIFPSGNQADAVASPSIGEDFGWNAVWESAVKIGSNGWVIEVKIPYRCLRFSNKEVQTWGIQFHRHFRTDRSQYTWNPINPTKGNIGLYHGVLTGIQNIQPPTRLSFYPFASGLYTTQDGKSEDKFTLGLDLKYGISENFTLDATLIPDFSQAGFDDVQLNLGPFEQTFAEQRQFFTEGVDLFNKGGLFYSRRVGSAPVGRPNLSNDEEITNFPSKVKVLNAVKVSGRTKNGLGIGFFNAITEKTNAKIKNTITGETRNEVVEPVTNYNIFVVDKQFNSNSSVSLINTNVTRNGHFRDANVTGVLADITNKSNTINATGQLKMSNINMPNGTSTGFSSELGVRKINGNYRYGIYHNLANDDYDINDLGVIFRNNYNNFSADVSYRIFEPTTTFNTFNANLWVDYSRLLKPSTYTGTNIGASFNATNKKLHSFGASASFEPGKQYDYFEPRTEGYHFIYENKYNVNTWISSNYNNTFALDTSLGAAGILENNRDAFNYWYSISPRIKFSEKFILVYSYEFDNYNGDRGFVTKQDNHIIFGQRDRRTVVNSLSGNYNFNALNALTLTFRNYWSTVTYHDNLYTLQENGRLTQEAGLTTTDIQNPDVNFNTWNLDLSYTWQFAPGSLLSALYRNQLFENSNEASKAYFESLDTLFQQPIQHTFSLRLVYFIDFNTIKNKLKKKV
- a CDS encoding TIGR02757 family protein; translated protein: MNKNDLKTFLNEKVNQYNNPKFITTDPIQVPHQFSKKEDIEIAAFLSATIAWGNRKSIIKNAKRMMDFMGNSPYDFVLNHSETDLEQLQPFVHRTFNGQDFQTFIKGLQHIYTNHQGLEHVFKTHAQEDSLQFAIHKFKHTFFEIEHQPRTQKHISDPFKKSAAKRINMFLRWMVRNDNTGVDFGLWKSLSSSQLSCPLDVHSGNVARKLGLLKRKQNDAKALLELDTALRKLDSEDPVKYDFALFGLGVFEGF
- a CDS encoding TraB/GumN family protein, translated to MKYAISLCLFLAVSYLTFGQNTILWKVSDTINKKTSYVVGTFHQFGNSFVDDIPELKNALLSSELAIFESIANPQDTRDMMAKRDRSLDIEQYLKKRDLKKLKQISANWKVDLYKLRPIELSWKLQQEFQKIKCETVKPTDKWEHFDNYLIHIAKQNKIACLGLETDSMQLDFIAKEHNFPNWEDEKKTIQLFIKKLSRNKLEKGDCFFTERYRNFNLDYKLTEDCPDNILIKQRNQNWMKVLPNLLQSKNCFVALGYLHLTRNCGIISRLRALGFVVSPVEL
- a CDS encoding LIC_10190 family membrane protein produces the protein MLLILLSYCYTLVILGIVGIGVNKLLGIQKSHPIQTIAHGIFGVILFGLFWTIVSSLNIRFHLTLISIVILLAIKYKQEVITLYQNAFTSFFQLNTIFKVLFLITIILVILKCSGPPTLPDNESYYIQSIKWFTNYGMVTGLINLHPFLGQASGWHALQSIFGFGFVTNNLNDLNGLLLILINLFALEKLNLYVNNQNKRYYNLVVGLWPITNVVGFMFIASPSTDLPIYTLGVLLLYLALFFEDLPSIDVLKSIWILTATLWLIKATTFWFIIIPLILTIKFRPHTKKIIKFALVLLIVTTSILIVKNIIITGNPIYPLTTIKTLKTSWALPTSVEGYLFQYLKSYGYGLTPNTYNTSNSLQHIIHWLTNNGIDSILNLMALTTFLLTPLVYRKLKQKQALSLIYIVAVVQLFTLLITSPQLRFYLGFVLFFTCLLAAKLFKHKKAIITLLVVSIIFTSLSMLPVTKQLPIPNSLKNISWRTIIIPHENTNENQITYKKIKEGNTVFYSPATSDFFWGTHNAPLPALNKQQLDYFKKYFKTIPQQRTNNLKDGFISKKIIP
- a CDS encoding ABC transporter ATP-binding protein, translated to MITAKNIHKYYGDLHVLNGVNLNIKKGEVVSIVGASGAGKTTLLHILGTLDKASKKEDSSLTINNTNVFKLKDKALAKFRNEHIGFIFQFHQLLPEFTALENACLPAFIKGTSKTKAEERAMELLEFLGLKHRCDHKPNELSGGEQQRVAVARALINNPEVVFADEPSGNLDSESAENLHNLFFKLRDEFGQTIIIVTHNEELANMADRKLTMVDGNIVD